A DNA window from Vigna unguiculata cultivar IT97K-499-35 chromosome 10, ASM411807v1, whole genome shotgun sequence contains the following coding sequences:
- the LOC114165167 gene encoding uncharacterized protein LOC114165167 — translation MVAPLSIKDFAALVEKARVMEKMKNEVEGQCPQQPQRISGPSGSKLRHEEKRRLYDRPHHQSHGSRSFPPQQGRVQCYICGGHHLRSACPRMEGYHRCNNYGKEDHFGKDCPNLSRAAIRPPVHTPHQYQRRDKGNKPQATGRVYAMTGAEAASSGNLVMGYCL, via the coding sequence ATGGTAGCCCCTctatccatcaaggactttgctgcACTGGTGGAGAAAGCAcgagtgatggagaagatgaagaatgaggtGGAAGGTCAGTGCCCACAGCAACCACAGAGGATaagtggaccatctgggtccaagctGAGGCACGAGGAGAAGAGGAGGCTTTATGACAGACCTCACCATCAGTCTCATGGGTCTAGGAGTTTTCCTCCCCAGCAGGGTCGAGTACAGTGTTACATATGCGGAGGCCATCATCTGAGGAGCGCCTGCCCACGCATGGAAGGCTACCACAGATGCAACAACTATGGCAAGGAAGACCACTTTGGGAAGGACTGCCCCAACCTTTCTAGGGCAGCGATACGCCCTCCAGTTCATACTCCCCACCAGTATCAGCGGAGGGACAAAGGCAACAAGCCTCAAGCGACAGGCAGGGTGTATGCCATGACCGGAGCGGAGGCTGCAAGCTCAGGTAACCTGGTTATGGGTTATTGTTTGTAG